In one window of Flavobacterium ginsengisoli DNA:
- a CDS encoding PEP/pyruvate-binding domain-containing protein — protein MKKFIYSLFFLFILTSLSAQRFSASLPNYEAYKAFRGKPLSDKFSNIESVKVIYDMRKQKMYYFNSNLILLHYDFVVNYLGYSQDLEVFNNENYSDTEKNRDFLLGNLNHIKGTDKWIFELAASDHMPVPLIERFFGMVKNSTFIGEKLKFYLNNPDMMQWYQEQKFKIPCVKSDYIFGEIKYQEVVRGTNIGILKKYKIKELESTKPNSDEIIILDGTPDILPNVRGIIVNELQTPLSHLVLLGKNRKIPIMAYTNIEKDNNIKKLLSKKVELKIEVDTFFIKETTKKIPVKTSGKKKKLIIDNSITELVNLAEIPKKGVNYIGSKAQNMAYLIAISKEIPFKVPENAHAIPFYYYTKHIQNPAISPLIAELLTFPKKDSTIWINKQLKKIRDAIKKEPIDPQLISKLNTAFKDAKFKNFRFRSSTNAEDLDDFNGAGLYDSKTGIIGDSIKTFEKAIKQVWASVWNEASYNERELFGIDQQNIAMGVLVHRSFPDELANGVIITKNIFRENFPGITVNVQKGENSVVKPEKGEICEQFVAYHFNDGKDETDFDIDYTSNSNLNNNQPLLIRKEMSNLYDVSKKIETKMYRYWRKNQFHPVDIEFKIVGEKRDLYIKQVRPFND, from the coding sequence ATGAAAAAATTCATTTACAGCTTATTTTTCCTTTTCATCTTAACCTCTCTAAGTGCACAGCGATTTAGCGCGTCCCTGCCAAATTATGAAGCTTACAAGGCATTTAGAGGAAAACCTTTGTCTGATAAATTTTCGAATATTGAATCAGTGAAGGTAATTTATGATATGCGAAAACAGAAAATGTATTATTTCAACAGTAACCTTATTTTGCTTCACTATGATTTCGTTGTTAATTATTTAGGCTACAGCCAAGATCTTGAAGTATTCAACAATGAAAATTACAGCGATACAGAAAAAAACAGAGACTTTCTTCTCGGAAATTTAAACCACATAAAAGGAACAGATAAGTGGATTTTCGAACTTGCTGCATCCGATCATATGCCAGTTCCATTAATTGAACGTTTTTTTGGTATGGTTAAAAATTCCACATTTATTGGCGAAAAACTAAAATTCTATTTGAACAATCCCGATATGATGCAATGGTATCAAGAACAGAAATTCAAAATTCCGTGTGTTAAATCAGATTATATTTTTGGCGAAATCAAATATCAAGAAGTTGTTCGAGGAACTAATATTGGAATTCTAAAAAAATACAAAATCAAGGAATTGGAATCCACAAAGCCTAATTCTGACGAAATCATTATTTTGGATGGAACACCTGATATTCTTCCAAATGTGCGAGGAATCATTGTAAATGAACTCCAGACGCCTTTAAGCCATTTGGTACTTCTAGGAAAAAACAGAAAGATTCCGATTATGGCTTATACCAATATTGAAAAAGATAACAATATCAAAAAACTGCTTTCTAAAAAAGTAGAATTAAAGATAGAAGTCGATACTTTCTTCATCAAAGAAACAACCAAAAAGATTCCAGTAAAAACATCTGGAAAAAAGAAAAAGCTCATTATTGATAATAGCATTACCGAATTAGTGAACTTGGCTGAAATTCCAAAAAAGGGAGTTAATTATATTGGTTCAAAAGCACAAAACATGGCGTATTTAATAGCTATTTCAAAAGAAATTCCATTTAAAGTACCCGAAAATGCGCATGCTATTCCGTTTTACTATTATACAAAGCATATTCAGAATCCTGCTATTTCTCCATTAATTGCTGAACTTTTAACTTTTCCCAAAAAAGATTCTACAATTTGGATCAATAAACAGCTTAAAAAAATTAGAGACGCTATTAAAAAAGAACCTATTGATCCTCAATTAATTTCAAAATTGAACACCGCTTTTAAAGATGCAAAATTCAAAAATTTCAGATTTCGTTCTTCTACAAACGCAGAAGATTTGGATGATTTTAATGGCGCTGGATTGTACGATTCAAAAACTGGAATTATAGGTGATTCTATCAAAACTTTCGAAAAAGCCATAAAACAAGTTTGGGCAAGTGTTTGGAATGAAGCTTCGTATAACGAAAGAGAACTTTTTGGAATTGATCAGCAAAATATTGCTATGGGCGTTTTAGTTCATCGTTCGTTTCCTGACGAGTTAGCAAATGGCGTAATTATTACCAAAAATATATTTAGAGAAAACTTTCCTGGAATTACGGTTAATGTTCAAAAAGGAGAAAATTCGGTTGTTAAACCCGAAAAAGGAGAAATCTGCGAACAATTTGTCGCTTATCATTTTAATGACGGAAAAGACGAAACCGATTTTGATATCGATTATACTTCCAATTCCAATTTAAACAATAATCAGCCTTTATTGATCAGAAAAGAAATGAGTAATCTGTATGATGTCAGCAAAAAAATTGAAACCAAAATGTATCGATATTGGCGTAAAAACCAATTTCATCCTGTAGATATTGAGTTTAAAATTGTCGGCGAAAAAAGAGATTTATACATCAAACAAGTTCGCCCTTTCAACGATTAA
- a CDS encoding DUF4956 domain-containing protein → MDLKELLGRFLLLFFSILILYFFSNRKDNATINPLMVIVGLCTFSLCYLFTKIEIGVGIGFGLFAIFSILRFRTQSFTVNAIIFLFATITLSILDIMYPFEKIELLLFFQIIIIGFYIAASIIVNKKASKYLNSVDMKIPLDDNFSLKTEIIRKSIQEKIKIEDFDFRIVLINTANNEIDLLVFY, encoded by the coding sequence ATGGATTTAAAAGAGCTTCTAGGAAGATTTTTGTTGTTGTTTTTTTCGATTTTGATCTTGTATTTTTTCTCCAACAGAAAAGATAATGCTACTATAAATCCACTAATGGTTATTGTAGGACTTTGTACTTTTTCTCTTTGTTATCTTTTTACTAAAATCGAAATTGGTGTCGGAATAGGGTTTGGATTATTTGCCATTTTTTCAATACTCCGTTTTAGGACACAATCCTTTACAGTAAATGCAATCATCTTTCTATTTGCAACAATCACATTGTCTATTTTAGACATTATGTATCCGTTTGAAAAGATTGAATTGTTGCTCTTTTTTCAAATTATTATCATCGGATTTTACATCGCGGCTTCAATTATTGTCAATAAGAAAGCGTCAAAATATCTAAATTCCGTTGACATGAAAATTCCTCTTGACGATAATTTTTCTTTAAAGACAGAGATAATTAGAAAATCAATTCAAGAGAAAATTAAGATTGAAGATTTTGATTTTAGAATTGTACTAATCAATACTGCAAACAACGAAATAGATTTATTAGTATTCTATTAA
- a CDS encoding tetratricopeptide repeat protein → MKVKTLLFLLLFTGVYAQNQADADKLVEEGIVLHDKGDYEGAIKIYDNALSLDKDNLFALIEKSLTLNSIKKFDEVITISKHAIATHPNSGLQNIYVNYGNALDHLNKTEEALKIYEEGIRKFPDYYQLYFNKGICYANLNNSSEAISCFQRSLAINPKHPGSLNAIGILESNSNRIPAVLAFSRFLIVEPQTNRSKKNFENLKGLLMKGVTQTGEKAITINIDSSTLPDSTGVKKENDFSSTDLILSITASLDFDKKNIKKTEVENFIRKIEVICASLDEGKKENQGFYWNFLAPYFIEMKNKKLIEPFAYIAYVDAETDDVVKWHKKNQNKLDDFYEWSKNYKWGFK, encoded by the coding sequence ATGAAAGTAAAAACTTTGCTATTTCTCTTGTTGTTTACAGGTGTTTATGCACAAAATCAAGCTGATGCAGATAAATTAGTTGAAGAAGGAATTGTTCTTCATGATAAGGGCGATTATGAAGGTGCTATCAAAATTTATGATAACGCATTAAGTCTTGATAAAGATAATTTGTTTGCATTAATCGAGAAATCATTAACCTTAAACTCAATAAAGAAGTTTGATGAAGTTATTACTATTTCAAAACATGCTATTGCAACGCATCCCAATAGCGGACTGCAAAATATTTATGTAAATTATGGAAATGCACTAGATCATTTAAATAAAACGGAAGAAGCATTAAAAATCTACGAAGAAGGAATACGAAAGTTTCCAGATTATTATCAATTGTATTTTAATAAAGGAATTTGTTATGCAAATCTAAATAATAGTTCTGAAGCTATTTCATGTTTTCAAAGGTCTCTGGCTATAAATCCAAAACATCCTGGTTCATTAAACGCTATTGGTATATTAGAATCAAATTCTAATAGGATTCCTGCTGTTCTGGCTTTTTCAAGATTTTTAATTGTAGAGCCGCAAACCAATAGATCGAAGAAGAATTTTGAAAACCTAAAAGGTCTCTTGATGAAAGGGGTAACACAAACCGGCGAAAAAGCAATAACCATTAATATCGATTCATCAACGCTTCCAGATTCTACAGGAGTAAAAAAAGAAAATGATTTTTCTAGTACAGATTTAATACTTTCTATAACCGCTAGTTTAGATTTTGATAAAAAGAATATCAAAAAAACTGAAGTAGAGAATTTTATTCGAAAAATTGAAGTGATTTGTGCTTCATTAGATGAAGGGAAAAAAGAAAATCAAGGTTTTTATTGGAATTTTTTGGCGCCTTATTTTATAGAAATGAAAAATAAAAAGCTAATAGAGCCTTTTGCTTATATTGCGTATGTTGATGCTGAAACAGATGATGTTGTAAAATGGCATAAAAAAAATCAGAATAAACTTGATGATTTTTATGAATGGTCTAAAAATTATAAATGGGGTTTTAAGTAA
- a CDS encoding toxin-antitoxin system YwqK family antitoxin: MISKNIISGVLFLITLILNAQTESNKLDAAGKKDGLWKGTYAESKRPRYEGTFDHGKETGVFKFFDDTKKGDVIATRDFSANDGSSYTIFFDQNKNKVSEGKEVGKVRDGEWKYYHKASKVLMTVENYKNGKLEGLKTIYYPNAQIAEEMMYKNGLKEGAYKKMGVDGTLLEESNFKDNEYNGDAVFYDSDKSVASKGKFVNGKKAGMWQFYQKGKLVKEVNMSDPKNTNKASEKVGTSKK, translated from the coding sequence ATGATCTCAAAAAATATCATATCTGGGGTATTATTCCTAATAACATTAATTTTGAATGCGCAGACAGAAAGTAACAAGCTAGATGCGGCTGGAAAAAAAGATGGACTTTGGAAAGGAACTTACGCCGAATCTAAACGCCCACGTTACGAAGGAACTTTTGATCACGGAAAAGAAACGGGTGTTTTTAAATTTTTTGATGATACAAAAAAAGGAGACGTTATCGCTACAAGAGATTTTAGTGCAAATGATGGAAGTTCGTACACTATTTTTTTTGATCAAAATAAAAATAAGGTAAGCGAAGGAAAAGAAGTGGGAAAAGTACGTGATGGAGAATGGAAATATTATCACAAAGCTTCTAAAGTTTTAATGACAGTTGAGAATTATAAAAATGGAAAATTAGAAGGCTTAAAAACTATTTATTACCCAAATGCTCAAATTGCTGAAGAGATGATGTACAAAAATGGTTTAAAAGAAGGAGCATATAAGAAAATGGGAGTAGACGGAACACTCTTGGAAGAATCTAACTTTAAAGATAACGAATATAATGGAGATGCCGTTTTTTATGATTCAGACAAATCGGTTGCTTCTAAAGGTAAATTTGTGAATGGTAAAAAAGCTGGAATGTGGCAGTTTTATCAGAAAGGAAAATTAGTGAAAGAAGTGAATATGAGCGATCCTAAAAACACGAATAAAGCTTCTGAAAAAGTAGGAACTTCAAAGAAATAA
- the yidC gene encoding membrane protein insertase YidC: protein MTFLNYNGRKKLDLNSIIGFVLIFGILIWIMYQNQPSEKEIAAEKAKKELVAKQEAQAKADKAKTASLPAAAVTPGDTVQLAQLQKTLGGFAYSATLPSAKEAFTTIENEKLRLKIANKGGYIVEATLKEFERLKKGSGELVELIKNNNSNLNLQLLTTDNRTLNSKDLYFEPTLEKIGADQVLSMRLKAGANEFLEYKYILKPNDYLVGFDIRSQGLNRVLNSAKPVDLQWDLKTYRNEKSVAYENRYAQIDYKYEESKYNNVSSHGQGKEETPTKVSYVAFKQHFFTTILSTDKPFETSKLQSDDLVKDDKIDTVFTKQFRANLPLAFSNGEIDYKMNLYMGPADYKTLKAYDKNFEKIIPLGWGIFGWINKWIFIPLFGFLSSTIGLSLGIAIIIFTIIIKLAMSPITYKSFLSQAKMKVLRPDIAELGEKFKKDPMKKQQETMKLYNKAGVNPMAGCIPALIQLPFMYASFQFFPAAFELRQKSFLWADDLSSFDSVVKLPFNIPMYGDHISLFPILAAIAIFFYMKMTSGDQQMAAPQQEGMPDMAKMMKIMIYVSPLMMLIFFNNYGSGLSLYNFISNLITIGIMFVIKNYIVDSDKIHAQIQENKQREPKKPSKFQQRLQDVMEQQEADKSSSTE, encoded by the coding sequence ATAACTTTTTTAAATTATAATGGAAGAAAAAAATTAGACCTCAATTCAATCATTGGTTTTGTATTGATCTTTGGAATTTTGATTTGGATTATGTATCAAAATCAGCCTTCTGAAAAAGAAATCGCCGCTGAAAAAGCCAAGAAAGAATTAGTTGCTAAACAAGAAGCACAAGCAAAAGCAGATAAAGCAAAAACGGCATCATTACCAGCTGCAGCTGTAACTCCTGGAGATACAGTTCAATTGGCGCAATTGCAAAAAACTTTAGGAGGATTTGCTTATTCTGCAACACTTCCTTCTGCAAAAGAAGCTTTTACTACAATCGAAAACGAAAAATTAAGATTGAAGATTGCTAATAAAGGAGGATATATTGTTGAAGCTACTTTAAAAGAATTCGAAAGATTAAAAAAAGGTTCTGGTGAGTTAGTTGAGTTAATTAAAAATAATAACTCAAACTTAAATTTACAGCTTCTTACTACAGATAATAGAACATTAAATTCTAAAGATTTATATTTTGAGCCAACATTAGAAAAAATTGGTGCAGACCAAGTTCTTTCTATGCGTTTGAAAGCTGGAGCTAATGAATTTTTAGAATATAAATACATTCTTAAACCAAACGATTATTTAGTTGGTTTTGATATTCGTTCTCAAGGTTTAAACAGAGTTTTAAATTCTGCTAAACCAGTTGATTTGCAATGGGATTTAAAAACATACAGAAACGAAAAAAGCGTTGCGTATGAAAACCGTTATGCACAAATTGATTACAAATACGAAGAATCAAAATACAACAACGTAAGTTCGCACGGACAAGGTAAAGAAGAAACTCCTACAAAAGTTAGTTATGTAGCGTTCAAACAGCATTTCTTTACTACAATTTTATCTACAGATAAACCTTTTGAAACTTCAAAATTACAATCTGACGATTTAGTTAAAGATGATAAAATTGATACTGTTTTCACAAAACAGTTTAGAGCTAATTTACCTTTAGCGTTTTCAAATGGAGAGATCGATTACAAAATGAATTTGTATATGGGTCCTGCAGATTACAAAACATTAAAAGCTTACGATAAAAACTTCGAAAAGATTATTCCATTAGGATGGGGAATTTTTGGATGGATCAACAAATGGATTTTCATTCCGTTATTCGGATTCTTAAGTTCAACAATCGGTTTATCATTAGGTATTGCGATTATTATCTTTACAATTATCATCAAATTGGCCATGTCGCCAATTACCTATAAGTCATTCTTGTCTCAGGCTAAAATGAAAGTTTTAAGACCTGATATTGCAGAGTTGGGAGAAAAATTCAAAAAAGACCCAATGAAGAAACAACAGGAAACAATGAAACTGTACAACAAAGCAGGTGTAAACCCAATGGCAGGATGTATTCCGGCATTGATTCAGTTGCCTTTCATGTATGCATCGTTCCAGTTTTTCCCTGCAGCATTTGAATTAAGACAAAAAAGCTTCCTTTGGGCAGACGATTTATCTTCTTTTGACTCGGTGGTAAAATTACCATTCAATATTCCAATGTACGGAGATCACATCAGTTTGTTCCCAATCTTGGCGGCAATTGCGATTTTCTTCTACATGAAAATGACTTCAGGAGACCAACAAATGGCAGCTCCTCAGCAAGAAGGTATGCCAGATATGGCAAAAATGATGAAAATCATGATTTATGTTTCGCCATTAATGATGTTGATTTTCTTCAATAATTACGGATCAGGATTGAGTTTGTATAACTTTATTTCAAACTTAATTACAATCGGAATTATGTTTGTTATCAAGAATTATATTGTAGACAGTGATAAAATTCACGCTCAAATTCAAGAAAACAAACAAAGAGAGCCTAAAAAGCCAAGTAAGTTCCAACAGCGTCTTCAAGATGTAATGGAACAGCAAGAAGCAGACAAAAGCTCAAGCACAGAATAA
- a CDS encoding CTP synthase — protein sequence MNQTKYIFVTGGVTSSLGKGIIAASLAKLLQGRGYRTTIQKFDPYINVDPGTLNPYEHGECYVTDDGAETDLDLGHYERFLNVPTSQANNVTTGRVYLSVIEKERRGEFLGKTVQVVPHITNEIKDRMQLLGKSGDYDIVITEIGGTVGDIESLPYIESVRQLVWELGENNGIVIHLTLVPYLAAAGELKTKPTQHSVKTLMESGIKADILVCRTEHELSQELRQKLALFCNVKKEAVIQSIDASTIYEVPNLMLEEGLDVVALKKLDLPKKASPDLKNWNTFLKRLKSPKQTVNIGLVGKYVEMQDCYKSILEAFIHAGAANETKVNVISIHSEHINADNVEEKLGSLDGVLVAPGFGERGIEGKIEAVRFVRENNIPFFGICLGMQMSVIEYSRNILGYAEANSTEMNDKTSHPVVSLMEEQKNVTDKGGTMRLGAWKCDIKPDTLAYKIYGEKTISERHRHRYEYNNKYADELQKAGLKASGVNPDTGLVEIVELENHPFFIGVQYHPEYKSTVANPHPIFVNFVAAAVNAHKKQ from the coding sequence ATGAATCAAACAAAATATATTTTTGTTACAGGAGGTGTGACCTCTTCATTAGGAAAAGGGATTATCGCGGCATCTTTGGCAAAATTGTTACAAGGAAGAGGATACCGCACTACAATTCAGAAATTTGATCCATATATTAACGTAGATCCGGGGACACTAAACCCGTACGAGCACGGAGAATGTTATGTGACAGATGATGGAGCTGAAACGGACTTAGACTTAGGGCACTACGAGCGTTTCTTGAACGTTCCTACTTCTCAGGCTAATAATGTTACTACAGGAAGAGTTTATCTTTCGGTTATTGAAAAAGAAAGAAGAGGAGAATTTTTAGGAAAAACAGTTCAGGTTGTTCCTCATATCACAAACGAGATCAAAGACAGAATGCAATTGCTAGGTAAATCTGGCGATTATGATATTGTAATTACTGAAATTGGTGGAACGGTTGGTGATATCGAATCTCTACCTTATATAGAATCTGTTCGTCAATTAGTTTGGGAGTTAGGTGAAAATAACGGAATTGTTATTCACTTGACATTAGTTCCTTACTTGGCTGCTGCAGGTGAGTTGAAAACAAAACCAACACAGCACTCTGTTAAAACTTTAATGGAGAGCGGTATTAAAGCAGATATTTTGGTTTGTAGAACAGAGCATGAATTGTCTCAGGAATTACGCCAGAAATTAGCTTTATTCTGTAATGTGAAGAAAGAAGCGGTTATTCAGTCAATTGATGCTTCTACTATATATGAAGTTCCAAACTTAATGCTTGAAGAAGGATTAGACGTTGTAGCTTTAAAGAAATTAGATTTACCTAAAAAAGCATCTCCAGATCTTAAAAACTGGAATACTTTCTTAAAAAGATTAAAAAGCCCAAAACAAACAGTAAACATTGGTTTGGTTGGGAAATATGTAGAAATGCAGGATTGCTACAAATCTATTTTAGAGGCGTTCATTCATGCAGGAGCTGCAAACGAAACAAAAGTAAACGTAATTTCTATTCACTCAGAGCATATCAATGCTGATAACGTAGAAGAGAAATTAGGCTCTCTAGACGGAGTTTTAGTTGCTCCAGGTTTTGGTGAAAGAGGTATTGAAGGAAAAATCGAAGCAGTTCGTTTTGTACGTGAAAACAACATTCCTTTCTTCGGAATTTGTTTAGGAATGCAAATGTCTGTTATCGAATATTCTAGAAATATTTTAGGTTATGCAGAAGCAAACTCTACAGAGATGAACGATAAAACGTCTCATCCGGTTGTGAGTTTAATGGAAGAACAGAAAAATGTAACCGATAAAGGAGGAACAATGCGTTTAGGTGCTTGGAAATGCGATATTAAACCAGACACTTTAGCGTATAAAATTTACGGAGAAAAAACTATTTCGGAGCGTCACCGCCACCGTTATGAGTACAACAATAAATATGCTGATGAATTGCAAAAAGCTGGTTTAAAAGCTTCTGGAGTTAACCCTGATACAGGTTTAGTAGAAATCGTAGAGCTTGAAAACCACCCGTTTTTCATTGGTGTACAATACCACCCAGAATACAAGAGTACAGTTGCAAATCCGCATCCAATCTTTGTGAACTTTGTGGCAGCTGCAGTAAATGCGCATAAAAAACAGTAA
- a CDS encoding DUF2752 domain-containing protein: protein MFLSQEIDSYKKINVILAFLIMFVFFYCFFLPYLNFGLQSSCEGLPLAYCKSRGLTRAFSQILRFHFQEAIAYNPFSIKIFCFFFFQLTARFLINWIISFSIFKKVLIFDVSISAISFLFCFYNLILPY from the coding sequence ATGTTTCTTTCCCAAGAAATTGATTCTTATAAAAAGATAAACGTAATTCTGGCTTTCCTAATTATGTTTGTCTTTTTTTATTGCTTTTTTCTTCCCTATTTAAATTTTGGTTTGCAATCATCCTGTGAAGGATTGCCTTTGGCATACTGTAAAAGCCGCGGACTTACAAGAGCTTTTTCTCAAATCCTTCGATTTCATTTTCAAGAAGCGATTGCTTACAATCCATTTTCTATAAAAATTTTTTGTTTCTTTTTCTTTCAGCTTACAGCTAGATTTTTGATCAATTGGATCATTTCTTTTTCCATATTCAAAAAAGTATTAATTTTTGATGTATCTATAAGTGCAATTTCTTTCCTTTTTTGTTTTTATAATTTAATACTCCCTTATTAG
- a CDS encoding DUF4190 domain-containing protein, protein MENNLPSSNAGQSLGIIALIFGIIGVLAAFIPCFGFIAVIFGVLAIVFGAIALNQAKKENASTSLPKAGLYLGIATTVFVIIWVAIFVGSVGSMALEHKDEIKRALDSVKIEKIETDDSLNVKVQVDSTTIETTVK, encoded by the coding sequence ATGGAAAACAATTTACCTTCTTCAAATGCTGGTCAGTCGCTAGGTATTATCGCTTTAATTTTTGGTATTATAGGTGTATTGGCAGCATTTATCCCTTGCTTTGGTTTTATAGCTGTAATATTTGGCGTCCTTGCGATTGTGTTTGGAGCTATTGCTTTAAATCAAGCAAAAAAAGAAAATGCATCGACGTCTTTGCCGAAAGCGGGTCTTTATTTAGGAATCGCGACAACAGTTTTTGTTATTATCTGGGTTGCTATTTTTGTAGGCTCAGTAGGTTCTATGGCTTTAGAACACAAAGATGAAATTAAGAGAGCTTTAGATTCTGTCAAAATAGAAAAAATAGAAACAGATGATTCTTTAAATGTAAAAGTACAGGTAGATTCTACTACAATAGAAACTACTGTAAAATAA
- a CDS encoding DUF3820 family protein — protein sequence MDQDKKQLIKLAHTKMPFGKYEGKYLIDLPEYYVVWYHNKGFPKGELGQQLQLIYELKLNGLEELIRNIKKQYPKP from the coding sequence ATGGATCAAGACAAAAAACAGCTCATAAAATTAGCCCACACCAAAATGCCTTTCGGAAAATACGAAGGAAAATATTTGATAGATTTACCTGAATATTATGTGGTTTGGTATCATAACAAAGGATTTCCAAAAGGAGAATTAGGACAGCAGTTACAATTAATTTATGAGTTGAAATTGAACGGATTGGAAGAATTGATTCGAAATATCAAAAAACAATATCCAAAACCTTAA